One Bos indicus isolate NIAB-ARS_2022 breed Sahiwal x Tharparkar chromosome 10, NIAB-ARS_B.indTharparkar_mat_pri_1.0, whole genome shotgun sequence DNA window includes the following coding sequences:
- the LOC109564976 gene encoding large ribosomal subunit protein eL21-like: protein MTDTKGTRRGTCNMSSRSFRKHGIVPLATYMRIYKEGDIVDIKGMGTVQNGMPHKCYHGKTVRVYNLTQHAVGIIVNKQVKGKILAKRINVHIEHIKHSKSQDSFLKHVKENDQKKKEAKEKETWVQLKRQPAPPREAYFVRTNEKEFEVMEPIPYQFMA, encoded by the coding sequence ATGACCGACACAAAGGGAACAAGGAGGGGCACCTGCAATATGTCCTCTAGGTCTTTTAGAAAACATGGAATTGTTCCTTTGGCCACATACATGAGAATCTACAAGGAGGGTGATATTGTAGATATCAAGGGAATGGGTACTGTTCAAAATGGAATGCCCCACAAATGTTACCATGGCAAAACTGTGAGAGTCTACAATCTTACCCAGCATGCTGTCGGCATCATTGTAAACAAACAAGTTAAGGGCaagattcttgccaagagaattaaCGTGCATATCGAGCATATTAAGCACTCTAAGAGCCAAGATAGTTTCCTGAAACATGTGAAGGAAAAtgatcagaaaaagaaggaagccaaagagaaagagacttgggttcagctGAAGCGCCAGCCTGCTCCACCCAGAGAAGCATACTTCGTGAGGACCAATGAAAAGGAATTCGAAGTGATGGAGCCCATTCCTTATCAATTCATGGCCTGA